The Haliotis asinina isolate JCU_RB_2024 chromosome 2, JCU_Hal_asi_v2, whole genome shotgun sequence genomic interval GTACATTTATcagaaaaacaatgacaattaCTAGCTTTGTAAATATCAACATTACAAAATGTGCAAAAGAATTGTAACTatgaacttcacaaaatgtattttcgcaaatcttcatcttctttcTTGTGAAAAGCAATACAAAATGCTTTGTTATCTCATCACTCTGTCTCGAGTTCAAAAGAGTATTTGAAACCGAAATCATGTGTCGTTTCAGGCAAAGGATACGATCCTTGTTTTACAAGAAACCCTTAAGCACAATCACAGTGTCACATAGGCTGCTACGTGTATAACTGATGCAGTGAAATACAAATTCAACAGGCGATTAAAGTTGGTCTGTGGGAGGTTGGTATGTTTACTCAGTAACCCAAACCCTGCAGTGAGTTTCCCTGGAGGGGAATTTATAGATGCTGCATTTATGACTCGGCTGAAGGAACACAATATCTTGGTAAGACTGTGATACAGACTTGGACGAGATATTGAAAACGTTTTCAATCGATAGGTATTGGATAACGGACCAGTAAGTGACTCTCTCAATCATAACAATAATTTAAACAGCTCTAACCTGATTTCGATATCCGTCGAATAAGCATTTGTTTGAAACTGGACAATATGCAGTTACAAAGACAGGTTCGAATATTTACCTGTGCAAAACTACAACCACTGATATCTCAGTGAAATTTTGTGAATCTGTTAGCGTCAAGGTCAACAGTTATAGAATACTGATCTATGTATCCAAAGGTTGTCTGCAGGGTAGAAACTTATGTAAAACCTTCAAACATATAACACAGCGGGCACGGCCATGTTTTGATGCACAAGAGAAGTCAAGTTGGAATGAAACTAACATCTCTGATCTAATTCACTGTTTTTGATGTTTCAGAAAACACAAGTTGGAGCTCCTGGCTACCGTTGGAGTGGTTCTGGCGTGCCTCTATATACTACATGTCACATTACAGAGTGATAACCTTTATATACCTGATTTGTTTTCAAGTTTGAATACACGTTCTACACAATCTATACAACCATTCCAAAAAGGTCAACAGAAAATTACCAAAACTGTTCCCAAGACAATCCTTTGGTACTTTACCCCCAGGTATTTACCCACAAACCTGAATGGCCGAGTTCCTGTAAGTGCTTGCCCTGAATCCCAATGTTTCCAGACTCGGAATAGATCATTTCTGCAAAGCAGTGATGCAGTGATATTTAACTCCCAATACATAAAGGGAACCCTTCCACCTAGAAAAACAGGTCAAGTGTGGATTTTCCATAACAACGAGGCACCTTATCTGGATGCGTATGGCCGAGATTATTACAAACAACCATGGTCATCTGCTTTCAACTGGACAATGAGTTTCCGGCATGATACTGACATATTCAGACCATATGCATTGCTGAAGAAAAGAGTCACAGTACCCGACAAGAACTACTCAGCTATTGTCAAAAAGAAGACAAAGTTGGTAGCATGGATGGTCAGTAATTGCCTTGACTGGAGCAAAAGACTAGCGTATGGGAAGGAATTGCAAAAACACATACCAGTGGATATATATGGTCTTTGTGGAAAAATGACATTTCGCAGAGAACAAAATAATGACTGGCTAAAATATCTTAACGAAACCTACAAATTTTATCTGGGATTTGAAAACAATTATTGTAAGGATTATATAACTGAGAAGTTTTTCAACAACTTTAACCTTGACCTTGTGACGGTGGTTCGCGGTGGTGGAAACTACAGCCGAGATGCACCACCTGGTACATACATCAACGTCGACGACTTCAAGTCCCCAAAGCATTTGGCTGAACATCTATGGTTTCTGCACAACAATACCGATAAGTATGTCGAAATCCTTAAACGCAAAGAAGGATATTATTATCAAGCAGAAGAGTATCTCTATATGGATCCAGGAGGACATCCTTTCGCAGAACACTACTATGAACATGGGGCTTTATGTGACATTTGTAGAAAGCTGAACAACATTGAAAATCACTCGAAAACAATACCAGACATTGTACCATGGTGGAAAAGTGGCCTTTGTAAAAATCCCACGAAACCCTTTTAAGTCAGTTTTCGGCAGGAGTACGTGACTGTATacagtgaaaacaaatgttAACCCGGATGTGTGTCCATTATAATCATCAAACTTAAGAATGTCCTGATGACGGAAGTGTTGAGAAAAGCATTTTAAGAGGATTACCTACTATCTTCGAGTACGCATGTACTATAAtgagttttaaaaa includes:
- the LOC137271850 gene encoding glycoprotein 3-alpha-L-fucosyltransferase A-like, with amino-acid sequence MTQSGAETASETRKHKLELLATVGVVLACLYILHVTLQSDNLYIPDLFSSLNTRSTQSIQPFQKGQQKITKTVPKTILWYFTPRYLPTNLNGRVPVSACPESQCFQTRNRSFLQSSDAVIFNSQYIKGTLPPRKTGQVWIFHNNEAPYLDAYGRDYYKQPWSSAFNWTMSFRHDTDIFRPYALLKKRVTVPDKNYSAIVKKKTKLVAWMVSNCLDWSKRLAYGKELQKHIPVDIYGLCGKMTFRREQNNDWLKYLNETYKFYLGFENNYCKDYITEKFFNNFNLDLVTVVRGGGNYSRDAPPGTYINVDDFKSPKHLAEHLWFLHNNTDKYVEILKRKEGYYYQAEEYLYMDPGGHPFAEHYYEHGALCDICRKLNNIENHSKTIPDIVPWWKSGLCKNPTKPF